Proteins encoded by one window of Megachile rotundata isolate GNS110a chromosome 10, iyMegRotu1, whole genome shotgun sequence:
- the LOC100877860 gene encoding uncharacterized protein LOC100877860 isoform X5, with amino-acid sequence MADHEHQGYGYRTHLFLTPPTGGALGSPPDEPTERLGPPPRKNSGPHVIKWGGGGGSASSPPAAAGAQQRRKQILQKETSESPTPTASRQVSFSGNRTSGAYTPLVVSGNSPPRSEPISLATLDRDCFIIPLASLERFLPAGVPLCFDSLQHAPIADKKRPGSPLSVLEVEDPKQCVLAHFMTPLEPLDPLIESPVSRPLVLQRDTAAELVAEIAPSASQSILLTNMEKNADFPFITYYLINKQNTDPVDFYNEVQCAALRKFDPRDLRYAASHTLDLFNEVATIARPPLEPPGVRPPIPSTGYIVSIFKVFEGDDGLKFEQNWLYWTGARMIYRYLPKSVGLRRITLHKSMSQGDKMYLLICECSQLQDNLSAAAILLPALRARLCGYTGLYRPSVCF; translated from the exons ATGGCGGATCACGAGCACCAGGGCTACGGCTACCGGACTCACTTGTTCCTCACGCCACCGACAGGCGGCGCCCTTGGCTCACCGCCGGATGAACCCACCGAGAGATTGGGCCCGCCGCCCAGGAAGAACTCCGGGCCTCACGTGATCAAGTGGGGCGGCGGCGGAGGCAGCGCTTCCAGCCCGCCCGCCGCCGCCGGAGCGCAGCAAAGGCGGAAGCAGATCTTGCAGAAGGAGACTTCCGAATCGCCGACGCCGACCGCCTCCAGACAG GTATCCTTCAGTGGTAACCGGACATCCGGCGCATACACGCCCCTCGTGGTTTCCGGGAACAGTCCACCGCGAAGCGAACCGATCTCCCTGGCCACTTTGGACCGCGACTGTTTCATCATTCCCCTTGCTTCTCTCGAACGTTTTCTACCCGCTGGAGTACCG CTTTGTTTCGACTCGTTGCAGCACGCTCCGATCGCAGACAAAAAGAGGCCAGGAAGTCCTCTTTCGGTTCTCGAGGTGGAAGATCCGAAACAATGTGTACTGGCACATTTCATGACACCTCTGGAGCCACTGGATCCTCTGATCGAATCTCCGGTTTCTCGTCCGCTGGTTTTGCAACGAGATACCGCGGCCGAATTGGTGGCCGAGATAGCACCTTCTGCTTCACAGAGCATTCTACTCACGAACATGGAGAAAAACG CGGATTTTCCGTTCATCACTTACTATCTAATAAACAAGCAGAACACGGATCCCGTGGACTTTTACAACGAGGTGCAATGCGCTGCCCTGAGGAAGTTCGATCCTCGCGATCTTCGATACGCGGCTAGTCATACGTTGGATCTGTTCAATGAGGTAGCGACAATAGCGAGGCCACCGCTGGAACCACCCGGTGTAAGACCACCGATTCCGTCCACCGGCTACATCGTCTCGATTTTCAAGGTCTTCGAGGGCGACGATGGCCTCAAGTTCGAGCAGAACTGGCTCTACTGGACCG GTGCCCGCATGATATACAGATACCTGCCGAAATCGGTGGGTTTGAGACGCATCACCCTGCACAAGTCCATGTCGCAGGGTGACAAGATGTACCTACTCATCTGCGAGTGTTCGCAGCTGCAAGACAATCTCTCAGCGGCGGCCATATTGTTGCCAGCGCTACGAGCCCGATTATGCGGATACACGGGTCTCTATAGACCCTCGGTATGTTTCTGA
- the LOC100877748 gene encoding cytochrome c oxidase assembly factor 5 translates to MMKYAEGETLKDKSRCAHLRADLKMCMLETDCCKIQRRTPKECLQSNDPSIPPECWALRQTFFECKHSIIDGRRRFRGPRGY, encoded by the exons ATGATGAAATATGCGGAAGGTGAAACTTTAAAGGATAAATCGAGATGTGCTCATCTTCGAGCTGATTTAAAAATGTGTATGCTGGAAACTGattgttgtaaaatt CAAAGACGTACACCTAAAGAGTGTCTACAAAGTAACGATCCTTCTATACCTCCAGAATGTTGGGCTCTGCGTCAAACATTTTTTGAATGCAAACACTCGATC ATTGATGGAAGAAGAAGGTTCAGAGGACCACGAGGTTACTAA
- the LOC100877860 gene encoding uncharacterized protein LOC100877860 isoform X3, whose translation MNLMFRKNFGGEKGLGGGGGGGGGGGGLEGRTTLGNTYGPATLGYTGTRFGVVRGAGQSAVGTRAPIRRSKEFGYFPSMADHEHQGYGYRTHLFLTPPTGGALGSPPDEPTERLGPPPRKNSGPHVIKWGGGGGSASSPPAAAGAQQRRKQILQKETSESPTPTASRQHAPIADKKRPGSPLSVLEVEDPKQCVLAHFMTPLEPLDPLIESPVSRPLVLQRDTAAELVAEIAPSASQSILLTNMEKNADFPFITYYLINKQNTDPVDFYNEVQCAALRKFDPRDLRYAASHTLDLFNEVATIARPPLEPPGVRPPIPSTGYIVSIFKVFEGDDGLKFEQNWLYWTGARMIYRYLPKSVGLRRITLHKSMSQGDKMYLLICECSQLQDNLSAAAILLPALRARLCGYTGLYRPSVCF comes from the exons ATGAATCTTATGTTCCGCAAGAACTTCGGCGGCGAGAAGGGACTCGGTGGTGGTggcggaggaggaggaggaggtggcGGATTGGAGGGTCGCACGACCCTCGGGAACACGTACGGGCCGGCTACATTGGGGTACACGGGTACGCGGTTCGGCGTGGTGCGCGGCGCCGGCCAGTCGGCCGTCGGGACGCGCGCACCCATCCGACGCAGCAAAGAGTTCGGCTACTTCCCCTCGATGGCGGATCACGAGCACCAGGGCTACGGCTACCGGACTCACTTGTTCCTCACGCCACCGACAGGCGGCGCCCTTGGCTCACCGCCGGATGAACCCACCGAGAGATTGGGCCCGCCGCCCAGGAAGAACTCCGGGCCTCACGTGATCAAGTGGGGCGGCGGCGGAGGCAGCGCTTCCAGCCCGCCCGCCGCCGCCGGAGCGCAGCAAAGGCGGAAGCAGATCTTGCAGAAGGAGACTTCCGAATCGCCGACGCCGACCGCCTCCAGACAG CACGCTCCGATCGCAGACAAAAAGAGGCCAGGAAGTCCTCTTTCGGTTCTCGAGGTGGAAGATCCGAAACAATGTGTACTGGCACATTTCATGACACCTCTGGAGCCACTGGATCCTCTGATCGAATCTCCGGTTTCTCGTCCGCTGGTTTTGCAACGAGATACCGCGGCCGAATTGGTGGCCGAGATAGCACCTTCTGCTTCACAGAGCATTCTACTCACGAACATGGAGAAAAACG CGGATTTTCCGTTCATCACTTACTATCTAATAAACAAGCAGAACACGGATCCCGTGGACTTTTACAACGAGGTGCAATGCGCTGCCCTGAGGAAGTTCGATCCTCGCGATCTTCGATACGCGGCTAGTCATACGTTGGATCTGTTCAATGAGGTAGCGACAATAGCGAGGCCACCGCTGGAACCACCCGGTGTAAGACCACCGATTCCGTCCACCGGCTACATCGTCTCGATTTTCAAGGTCTTCGAGGGCGACGATGGCCTCAAGTTCGAGCAGAACTGGCTCTACTGGACCG GTGCCCGCATGATATACAGATACCTGCCGAAATCGGTGGGTTTGAGACGCATCACCCTGCACAAGTCCATGTCGCAGGGTGACAAGATGTACCTACTCATCTGCGAGTGTTCGCAGCTGCAAGACAATCTCTCAGCGGCGGCCATATTGTTGCCAGCGCTACGAGCCCGATTATGCGGATACACGGGTCTCTATAGACCCTCGGTATGTTTCTGA
- the LOC100877860 gene encoding uncharacterized protein LOC100877860 isoform X2, translating to MNLMFRKNFGGEKGLGGGGGGGGGGGGLEGRTTLGNTYGPATLGYTGTRFGVVRGAGQSAVGTRAPIRRSKEFGYFPSMADHEHQGYGYRTHLFLTPPTGGALGSPPDEPTERLGPPPRKNSGPHVIKWGGGGGSASSPPAAAGAQQRRKQILQKETSESPTPTASRQVSFSGNRTSGAYTPLVVSGNSPPRSEPISLATLDRDCFIIPLASLERFLPAGVPHAPIADKKRPGSPLSVLEVEDPKQCVLAHFMTPLEPLDPLIESPVSRPLVLQRDTAAELVAEIAPSASQSILLTNMEKNADFPFITYYLINKQNTDPVDFYNEVQCAALRKFDPRDLRYAASHTLDLFNEVATIARPPLEPPGVRPPIPSTGYIVSIFKVFEGDDGLKFEQNWLYWTGARMIYRYLPKSVGLRRITLHKSMSQGDKMYLLICECSQLQDNLSAAAILLPALRARLCGYTGLYRPSVCF from the exons ATGAATCTTATGTTCCGCAAGAACTTCGGCGGCGAGAAGGGACTCGGTGGTGGTggcggaggaggaggaggaggtggcGGATTGGAGGGTCGCACGACCCTCGGGAACACGTACGGGCCGGCTACATTGGGGTACACGGGTACGCGGTTCGGCGTGGTGCGCGGCGCCGGCCAGTCGGCCGTCGGGACGCGCGCACCCATCCGACGCAGCAAAGAGTTCGGCTACTTCCCCTCGATGGCGGATCACGAGCACCAGGGCTACGGCTACCGGACTCACTTGTTCCTCACGCCACCGACAGGCGGCGCCCTTGGCTCACCGCCGGATGAACCCACCGAGAGATTGGGCCCGCCGCCCAGGAAGAACTCCGGGCCTCACGTGATCAAGTGGGGCGGCGGCGGAGGCAGCGCTTCCAGCCCGCCCGCCGCCGCCGGAGCGCAGCAAAGGCGGAAGCAGATCTTGCAGAAGGAGACTTCCGAATCGCCGACGCCGACCGCCTCCAGACAG GTATCCTTCAGTGGTAACCGGACATCCGGCGCATACACGCCCCTCGTGGTTTCCGGGAACAGTCCACCGCGAAGCGAACCGATCTCCCTGGCCACTTTGGACCGCGACTGTTTCATCATTCCCCTTGCTTCTCTCGAACGTTTTCTACCCGCTGGAGTACCG CACGCTCCGATCGCAGACAAAAAGAGGCCAGGAAGTCCTCTTTCGGTTCTCGAGGTGGAAGATCCGAAACAATGTGTACTGGCACATTTCATGACACCTCTGGAGCCACTGGATCCTCTGATCGAATCTCCGGTTTCTCGTCCGCTGGTTTTGCAACGAGATACCGCGGCCGAATTGGTGGCCGAGATAGCACCTTCTGCTTCACAGAGCATTCTACTCACGAACATGGAGAAAAACG CGGATTTTCCGTTCATCACTTACTATCTAATAAACAAGCAGAACACGGATCCCGTGGACTTTTACAACGAGGTGCAATGCGCTGCCCTGAGGAAGTTCGATCCTCGCGATCTTCGATACGCGGCTAGTCATACGTTGGATCTGTTCAATGAGGTAGCGACAATAGCGAGGCCACCGCTGGAACCACCCGGTGTAAGACCACCGATTCCGTCCACCGGCTACATCGTCTCGATTTTCAAGGTCTTCGAGGGCGACGATGGCCTCAAGTTCGAGCAGAACTGGCTCTACTGGACCG GTGCCCGCATGATATACAGATACCTGCCGAAATCGGTGGGTTTGAGACGCATCACCCTGCACAAGTCCATGTCGCAGGGTGACAAGATGTACCTACTCATCTGCGAGTGTTCGCAGCTGCAAGACAATCTCTCAGCGGCGGCCATATTGTTGCCAGCGCTACGAGCCCGATTATGCGGATACACGGGTCTCTATAGACCCTCGGTATGTTTCTGA
- the LOC100877860 gene encoding uncharacterized protein LOC100877860 isoform X4: protein MTSGQRSKSVVHPEQQRYAYMPCPLYDTGGALGSPPDEPTERLGPPPRKNSGPHVIKWGGGGGSASSPPAAAGAQQRRKQILQKETSESPTPTASRQVSFSGNRTSGAYTPLVVSGNSPPRSEPISLATLDRDCFIIPLASLERFLPAGVPLCFDSLQHAPIADKKRPGSPLSVLEVEDPKQCVLAHFMTPLEPLDPLIESPVSRPLVLQRDTAAELVAEIAPSASQSILLTNMEKNADFPFITYYLINKQNTDPVDFYNEVQCAALRKFDPRDLRYAASHTLDLFNEVATIARPPLEPPGVRPPIPSTGYIVSIFKVFEGDDGLKFEQNWLYWTGARMIYRYLPKSVGLRRITLHKSMSQGDKMYLLICECSQLQDNLSAAAILLPALRARLCGYTGLYRPSVCF, encoded by the exons GCGGCGCCCTTGGCTCACCGCCGGATGAACCCACCGAGAGATTGGGCCCGCCGCCCAGGAAGAACTCCGGGCCTCACGTGATCAAGTGGGGCGGCGGCGGAGGCAGCGCTTCCAGCCCGCCCGCCGCCGCCGGAGCGCAGCAAAGGCGGAAGCAGATCTTGCAGAAGGAGACTTCCGAATCGCCGACGCCGACCGCCTCCAGACAG GTATCCTTCAGTGGTAACCGGACATCCGGCGCATACACGCCCCTCGTGGTTTCCGGGAACAGTCCACCGCGAAGCGAACCGATCTCCCTGGCCACTTTGGACCGCGACTGTTTCATCATTCCCCTTGCTTCTCTCGAACGTTTTCTACCCGCTGGAGTACCG CTTTGTTTCGACTCGTTGCAGCACGCTCCGATCGCAGACAAAAAGAGGCCAGGAAGTCCTCTTTCGGTTCTCGAGGTGGAAGATCCGAAACAATGTGTACTGGCACATTTCATGACACCTCTGGAGCCACTGGATCCTCTGATCGAATCTCCGGTTTCTCGTCCGCTGGTTTTGCAACGAGATACCGCGGCCGAATTGGTGGCCGAGATAGCACCTTCTGCTTCACAGAGCATTCTACTCACGAACATGGAGAAAAACG CGGATTTTCCGTTCATCACTTACTATCTAATAAACAAGCAGAACACGGATCCCGTGGACTTTTACAACGAGGTGCAATGCGCTGCCCTGAGGAAGTTCGATCCTCGCGATCTTCGATACGCGGCTAGTCATACGTTGGATCTGTTCAATGAGGTAGCGACAATAGCGAGGCCACCGCTGGAACCACCCGGTGTAAGACCACCGATTCCGTCCACCGGCTACATCGTCTCGATTTTCAAGGTCTTCGAGGGCGACGATGGCCTCAAGTTCGAGCAGAACTGGCTCTACTGGACCG GTGCCCGCATGATATACAGATACCTGCCGAAATCGGTGGGTTTGAGACGCATCACCCTGCACAAGTCCATGTCGCAGGGTGACAAGATGTACCTACTCATCTGCGAGTGTTCGCAGCTGCAAGACAATCTCTCAGCGGCGGCCATATTGTTGCCAGCGCTACGAGCCCGATTATGCGGATACACGGGTCTCTATAGACCCTCGGTATGTTTCTGA
- the LOC100877860 gene encoding uncharacterized protein LOC100877860 isoform X1: MNLMFRKNFGGEKGLGGGGGGGGGGGGLEGRTTLGNTYGPATLGYTGTRFGVVRGAGQSAVGTRAPIRRSKEFGYFPSMADHEHQGYGYRTHLFLTPPTGGALGSPPDEPTERLGPPPRKNSGPHVIKWGGGGGSASSPPAAAGAQQRRKQILQKETSESPTPTASRQVSFSGNRTSGAYTPLVVSGNSPPRSEPISLATLDRDCFIIPLASLERFLPAGVPLCFDSLQHAPIADKKRPGSPLSVLEVEDPKQCVLAHFMTPLEPLDPLIESPVSRPLVLQRDTAAELVAEIAPSASQSILLTNMEKNADFPFITYYLINKQNTDPVDFYNEVQCAALRKFDPRDLRYAASHTLDLFNEVATIARPPLEPPGVRPPIPSTGYIVSIFKVFEGDDGLKFEQNWLYWTGARMIYRYLPKSVGLRRITLHKSMSQGDKMYLLICECSQLQDNLSAAAILLPALRARLCGYTGLYRPSVCF, from the exons ATGAATCTTATGTTCCGCAAGAACTTCGGCGGCGAGAAGGGACTCGGTGGTGGTggcggaggaggaggaggaggtggcGGATTGGAGGGTCGCACGACCCTCGGGAACACGTACGGGCCGGCTACATTGGGGTACACGGGTACGCGGTTCGGCGTGGTGCGCGGCGCCGGCCAGTCGGCCGTCGGGACGCGCGCACCCATCCGACGCAGCAAAGAGTTCGGCTACTTCCCCTCGATGGCGGATCACGAGCACCAGGGCTACGGCTACCGGACTCACTTGTTCCTCACGCCACCGACAGGCGGCGCCCTTGGCTCACCGCCGGATGAACCCACCGAGAGATTGGGCCCGCCGCCCAGGAAGAACTCCGGGCCTCACGTGATCAAGTGGGGCGGCGGCGGAGGCAGCGCTTCCAGCCCGCCCGCCGCCGCCGGAGCGCAGCAAAGGCGGAAGCAGATCTTGCAGAAGGAGACTTCCGAATCGCCGACGCCGACCGCCTCCAGACAG GTATCCTTCAGTGGTAACCGGACATCCGGCGCATACACGCCCCTCGTGGTTTCCGGGAACAGTCCACCGCGAAGCGAACCGATCTCCCTGGCCACTTTGGACCGCGACTGTTTCATCATTCCCCTTGCTTCTCTCGAACGTTTTCTACCCGCTGGAGTACCG CTTTGTTTCGACTCGTTGCAGCACGCTCCGATCGCAGACAAAAAGAGGCCAGGAAGTCCTCTTTCGGTTCTCGAGGTGGAAGATCCGAAACAATGTGTACTGGCACATTTCATGACACCTCTGGAGCCACTGGATCCTCTGATCGAATCTCCGGTTTCTCGTCCGCTGGTTTTGCAACGAGATACCGCGGCCGAATTGGTGGCCGAGATAGCACCTTCTGCTTCACAGAGCATTCTACTCACGAACATGGAGAAAAACG CGGATTTTCCGTTCATCACTTACTATCTAATAAACAAGCAGAACACGGATCCCGTGGACTTTTACAACGAGGTGCAATGCGCTGCCCTGAGGAAGTTCGATCCTCGCGATCTTCGATACGCGGCTAGTCATACGTTGGATCTGTTCAATGAGGTAGCGACAATAGCGAGGCCACCGCTGGAACCACCCGGTGTAAGACCACCGATTCCGTCCACCGGCTACATCGTCTCGATTTTCAAGGTCTTCGAGGGCGACGATGGCCTCAAGTTCGAGCAGAACTGGCTCTACTGGACCG GTGCCCGCATGATATACAGATACCTGCCGAAATCGGTGGGTTTGAGACGCATCACCCTGCACAAGTCCATGTCGCAGGGTGACAAGATGTACCTACTCATCTGCGAGTGTTCGCAGCTGCAAGACAATCTCTCAGCGGCGGCCATATTGTTGCCAGCGCTACGAGCCCGATTATGCGGATACACGGGTCTCTATAGACCCTCGGTATGTTTCTGA